CCACGACAATACACACCTCGCGCAGATCGTGTCGCTGCGCGAGGCTTTAACGTAGAATATCCCACCCTCTGCCCTCCCCTGTGTTAGGGGAAAGGGAAAACAGGTTGTGGTGCCAGTGCGGGCGCAAGCGCCCGCACTGGCACCACAACCATACCCCCCTCTCCTGCGGGAGTTTAGGGGCGGACAGAACGTTTGAGCGAGGGGGGTGACGGGACGAGATGACAGATGGGCGCACATCCGGTACGATGGTGGTGTTGAATCGCCACGATCGGAGGCACGCCCATGCACAGCATACCCCATCTGATGACCGCTGTCGAGACCCTGATGGCCGAGACGTGTACGGCGCTGCCCGTGCGCACCCGACAGCGGTTGTGCTTTGCTGTGATCGGGATCATGCTGGCCGGCAGCGTGGTCATGCGGCGGGTTGCCAGTACCCACGCGCAGGTCTGTCCTTCTCCGACGTCCGCGGCCAGCCATGAACGACGGTTGCGCCGCTTGCTGGTCGACCCGACCGTGACGTGGGAGCAGACCTATGCGCGGGTGGTGCGGCGCGTGCTGCAACGACCCAGACGCGGCCCATGGCAGGTGATCATCGATGAGCGTGGGCATACCGATCAGACGCGCACGCTGGTGGCAGCGCTCTGGTATCGTGGGCGGGCCATCCCGTTGGCGTGGCTGCTGTGGGTCGCCCAGGTGCCGCAGACCGACGCCTATTGGGATCGCTGTCAGCAGTTGCTGGCGTTGGTGGCGCCTATGCTGCCCGATGGCGTGCCGGTGGTGGTGATCGGCGACCGCGCGTTTGGCTGCCCCGCGTTCACCGATCGGGTGGCCGCGCGGGGGTGGGATTGGCTGGTACGGATCCAAGGGCAGACCCGTTTCATGGCGGCGAATAGCGATGAACAGTCCGGTCGTGACTGGGTGCATCAGCCGGGCGTGCGCATCTGTCAGCGCGGCCAACTGTTCAAGAAGGTCGGCTGGCGACCAGCACGTTTGGTGGGCTATTGGCGGCAGGGCTGTCACGACCCGTTGCTGCTTGCGAGTAGTCTGGCGGCGAGGTGGGGGCTGGTGCGCATGTATCGCAACCGCAGTGCGATTGAAGCGCTGTTCCGCGACTGGAAAAGCAGTGGCTGGCAGTGGGAGGACAGCCAACTCCGCACACTGGCGGCGCGGGAGCGGCTGGTGTTGCTGCTGGCGTTGACGACGGTGCTGACGCGCTGTTTGGGTGAGGAGGCGGCCAAGGCCGTCCTGGCGCAGCCACGCCAAACCGGGCAACGCCGCCCGTGGGCGGCGCGCAGCAGCCTGTTCCAACTCGGGCGAGAGCGCATGTGGACGCGCATCTGGCGTGGCGAGACGACCCCAATCGCATGGGTGCTGGCGCATGCCGACGCGCCCACTTGGTCACAGGAGTGCTGGGATGCCGCACGTCCGGATGCCACCGCCCTGCACATGACCGGGCGCGTCGGCAAGCGCGAAACACGACGCGCCGTCTAATTGAGAGGCACACATATGTTCTGTCCGCCCCTAAACCTGCGGGAGAGGGGGGCAGGGGGGTGAGGGCGATGTGTCCATAGCATTGGCAGATGCGAGCGAAAGCGAAAAGGAAACGACAATGCCCGAACGCCGAACTCCACTCTACGAGAACCACGTTCGTCTGGGCGCGCAAATGGTCAAAGGCGGCGGCGACTATATGTTCCCGCTGTCGTATGCCTCGCCGATCGAGGAGCATATCAACACGCGCACCAACGTCGGCATGCAGGATCTCTCGACCATGGGCGAGGTCGATATCAAAGGCCCCGGCGCCGAGCGCCTGATCAATGCGCTGCTGGTGAACGAGGTGCGCGACCTGCTGCCGGGCCAGGCGCGCTACTCGACCATGTGCCGCGACGACGGCGGCGTGGTCGACGACATTACTGTCTATAAGTTCAACGACGAGCATTTCATGATCGTCACCAGCTCAGGCCCGCGCAAGAAGACCGCGCGCTGGATCGCCGACCACGCGATCGGCACCAGCACCTACGTCACCGATATCAGCGCGGCGGTGGCGCTGCCGGTGGTGCAAGGCCCGCGCTCGCGCGATTTCCTCAAAGCAGTCGCGCCTGGCGCCGATATCGATGCGCTCAAGTTCTTCCGCTTCATGCCGGCGCAGATCAACGACACCGAGCTGCTGATCTCGCGCTCGGGCTACACCGGCGAGCTGGGCTACGAGCTGTTCACCCCGGCCGAAGAGGCCGGCGCGCTGTGGGAGTTCCTGCTCCAACACGGCCGCGAGTTCGGCCTCAAGCCCTATGGCCTTGCGGCCATGCAGTCGCTGCGCATCGAGAAGGCCTTCCCGCTCTACGGCAACGATATCAACGAAAACTACACGCCCTTCCACGTTGGGCTGGATCGCTGGATCCGCTTCGATAAGCGCGATTTCATCGGCCGCGCGGCGCTGCTGCGCGTGCAACAGCAGGGTATCGCCGAGCGCTGGGTCGGCCTGACCATCCAGGGCGAGCTGCCCGCCGCTGCCAATGCAACAGTCTGGAGCATCGGCGCAGTCACGCCCAACGAAGAAAAGATCGTCAGCGGCCCCGAAGCCGGCACATCCAAAGACCGCATCCTGCCAGCTGATCCGATCGGCCACGTCACGTTCAGCGCGCGCGGCCACACGGTGGGCAAGACGCTCGGGCTGGCCTACGTGCGCAGCGCGCACGCCTGGCCCGGCAGCCGCGTGCTGGTCGAGGTGCAGGGCAAGCCGGTGCCGGCGGTCGTCACGCCCACGCCGTTCTTCGACCCGCAGGGCGCCCGCCTGCGCGCAAAGGCCTGATGCTAGTGCATAGTGCGTGCAGGCGTCGCCTGGCAATGAGTTATCCTGGATCTTGCACACCCCACCCTAACAGGGGAGGCGCTCACGTGGAGGGTTTTCGCCCAGCATGTTGGGTTACGTGCATACCCCTCCCCGGTACCCCCTCCCCTGGCAAGGGAGGAGGGCAGAATTTGGCGTTCCAATGCGGCGGCACAGCCGCCGCATTGGAACGCGCATAGGATACCCCCCTCTCCCAACATTGGGAGAGGGGGCAGGGGGGTGAGGGCCGATCGCATGGGCACGCGATCAACCAAGAGGGGGCAGGGGGATGAGGGGCCGCCGCATTGCTCTGCGATTAACGTGAATTGAAGGAAAGCGATGAATCGCATCACCAAACGCTTCAACACAATCGTCGTCGGCGTCGGCGCGGCCGGCAGCGCCACGATCTACGAGCTGGCCAAACGTGGCAAGCAGGTGCTCGGCCTCGAGCGCTTCGATGTGCCGCACGAGATGGGCTCGTCGCACGGCCACACCCGCATCATCCGCCTGGCCTACTACGAGCATCCTTCGTATGTCATGCTGCTGCACCGCGCCTACGAGCTGTGGCGCGAGATCCAGGGCCGTGCCGGCGAGCAGCTGCTGCATATCATCGGCTCGATCGATGCCGGCCCGCCCGACAGCCGCGTGTTCCAGGGCGCGCTGCAGTCGGCGCTCGAATACAACCTCGACCACGAGGTGCTCACCGGCGTCGAGATCACCCAGCGCTTCCCTGGCTACCACCTGCCGCACGAGACGCTGGCGCTCTACCAGCCGCAGGGCGGCTTCCTGGTGCCCGAGCGCTGCATTATTTCGTATGTCCAGGCTGCCCAGGCGCTCGGCGCCGAGGTGCATGGCCGCGAGCGCGTGCTCGAGTGGCAACCGCTCGGCGACGGCGTGCGTGTCACGACCAGCCGCGAGGTCTACGAGGCCGATCGGCTGGTGATCACTGCCGGCGCCTGGAACAGCACCCTGCTGCCGCCGCTGAACGGCCTGCTCACGCCCGAGCGCCAGGTGCTGGCCTGGCTGCAGCCGCGCCGGCCCGAGCTGTTCAGCCCCAACGCCTTCCCGGTGTTCAACCTGCTGGTCGGCGAGGGCCGCTACTACGGCTTCCCGGTGTTCGGTATCCCCGGCTTCAAGTTTGGCCGCTACCACCACCTCGAAGAAGCGGTTGACCCCGAGACGATCGATCGCGAGCCGAACGACTACGACGAGCAGATCCTGCGCGAATTCGCCGAGCGCTATTTCCCTGCCGGCGCCGGCCCAACCATGACCATGCGCTCGTGTATGTTTACGAATACGCCCGACCGCCATTTCATCATCGATCTGCACCCGCAGTACCCGCAGGTGTCGTTCACGTCGCCCTGCTCGGGGCACGGCTTCAAGTTCGCCAGCGTCGTCGGCGAGATCATGGCCGATATGGCCGAGCGCGGCGAGACGCGCCATAATATCGAGTTCTTCCGGCTTGGTCGCTTCCGCAGCGGCGCGTACCACACCGCCCACGCCGGCGCGCTGGCCCGCACACGCACCAACGATTTCGGCGCTGCGGCGGCCACATTCACCGCCTATAGCCCACATGCCGGCGGCTTGATCGCACATCACGGTGCTCCAACCGGCCGGCTCGCCGCCGCCGAGGCCGCCGATGCCATTCGCCCGTTCTGGTGAGGCGATCACACCTCACCCTTGCCCCTTTGCAGATCTGCTACAATCAGTGCAAGCGCCAGGCCGGTACATCACAATCGACCCGACAAGGAACAAGCTATGTCCAACCGCTTTCTCGATCTGCTCAAGCAGGAAGGCCCGCTCGTCGCCGATGGCGGCATGGGCACGATGCTCATGGCCGCCGGCTTGCTGTTCGGCGACCCGCCCGAGCTCTGGAATGTGCTGCCCGACAAGCAGCCGCACGTGCGCGCGGTACACCGCGGCTACCTCGATGCCGGCGCCCAGGTCATTCTGACCAACAGCTTCGGCGGCACGCCGTTCCGGCTGAAGCTACACAACCTGCACGATCGCGTGTTCGAGCTGAACCAGGCTGCCGCCGAGCTGGCTCGCGCCGAGGCTGGCGACGCGGCCGTAGTGGCCGGCTCGATCGGCCCAAGCGGCGAGCTGTTCGAGCCAATCGGCGCGCTCACCTACGAGTCGGCCGTGGCCGGCTTCGCCGCGCAGGCTGCTGGCCTCGCTGCCGGCGGCGCCGACGTGCTGTGGGTCGAGACGATGAGCGACCTGCAAGAGGTGCGTGCGGCCGTGGCCGGCGCGCGCCAGGCCGCCCCGCAGCTGCCGCTCGTCGCGACCATGACCTTCGATACGCGCGGCTTCACCATGATGGGTGTTAGCCCGGCCCAGGCCGTGGCCGAGCTAAGCTCGCTGGGGCTGGCGGCGCTTGGTGCCAACTGCGGCAACGGCACCGACGAGATCGAGGGCGTGATCGATGGCATGCGCCAGGCCGGCGCCGCCCTGCCGCTGATCGCCAAGAGCAACGCCGGCCTGCCCGAGATGATCGACGGCCAGGCGGTGTACAACGGCACGCCCGCCGTGATGGCCACCTACGCCCGGCGCGTGCGCGCGCTCGGCGCCACGATCATCGGCGCGTGCTGTGGCAGCTCGCCTGCGCATATTCGCGCCATGGCCCAGGCGCTGCGGGCGCTCCCGCCGCTCGAGTTGGGCGAGTTCGAGCTTGCCAGCGCGCCGGCCCAGCGCCAGCCGCCCAAGGCCACCCGGCGTGCCCGCCGTGCGGCGGAGTTATGAGTGCTGAGTGTTGAGTGTTGAGTTGATTAAGGAATAGTAGTTTGATTCAAAACTCAAAACTCAAAACTCAAAACTCAACGGTCGCCTTCGTACTCTGCGGTGCGCTGGCCCGCGAGGTCGTTGCGATCGTTAGGCGGCATGGCTGGGATGTGGCGCTGTTCGGCGTGGCGGCGCAGGATCATCTGGTGCCGCAGCAGATCGGCCCCGATGTCGAGCGGCGCCTGCGCGAGCTGATCCCGCGCTTTGAGCGGATCGTGGTGGTGTACGGCGACTGCGGCACCAGCGGCCGGCTCGACCAGCTGCTCGATCACTATAACGTGCCGCGCATCGCCGGCCCGCACTGCTACGAAATGTATGCCGGCGGCGATCACTTCGACGCCATGATGCGCGCGGAGCCTGGCACGTTCTTCCTCACCGATTTCATGGTGCGCGGGTTTGAGGGTACCATTCTCAAGGGCCTGGGGCTTGATCGCTTCCCCGAGCTGCGCGATACCTACTTCGCCAACTATCGCCGGCTGGTGTACCTGGCACAGAGCGACGACCAGGCACTGGCCGAGAAGGCCGGCCTGATCGCCCAGGCCCTCGGGCTGCCGTTCGAGCTGCGCTATACCGGCTACGGCCAGCTCGAGGCGCGCCTGGTCGCACTGGTCGCCGAGCTCGATCACGAGCGCTACCAGCCACGCCTGGCCGAGCCGCTGCCTGCAGCACCACCCGCTCGCGCGGCGCACGTGCGCCGCACCGCCCGCCGTTAATCACAAGCGTACGTGGTAGCCCTTGCCGCCCTCCGCTTAGATCTGCCCGCCACGGCGCACTCGCCAGCCAAACGCCAGCAGCACCACGCCGGCCAGCACGATCAGCTCGAATGCCAGCCCGCGCTCACCGCCGGTGGCCGGCAGGTTCGGATCCTCAATTTTGATGGCCGTCTGGATGCCTGCCATATTCTGCGCGTTCGAGGCTGGTGGGAAGAGCGTGCCGCTAGGCATGAACAGTGTTTGCGCCTGCTGCGATATGTTCGTAACCGTGATCTGGCCGCGCCCGTAGAAGTTGTCGCTAGCCGTCGCCGTGATCTGCTGCTTCTCGCCGATAGGCTGCCACGAGTCGAGCGTGATCGTCACCTGATTGGCTTTGGCGGCCTCAAGGATCGAGGTGCCGTTCGGGTTCGTCACAGTCGCGGCCGTTGCTGCTGTGATTACCTCCTGGGCCAGCGCATCACCTTTCGGACTGTTGGGCGTATTGATCAATTGCCAGATTGCGTACTCAACTTGTAGTGCCTGTTTTACGTCGGCGGTGAGCCCTTTGCGCTGCGCGTATTCCAGCGCCGCGCGCACCTTGTCGGGCGCCACCGTGCCATCAGGGCCGTTGATCGCCGTCGGAAACAGCTTGCCGAAGTTCACACAGAACGCCTCGAATGTGATCGTGGCCTTGCCGTCTGGGTGCAATGTAAACGATTTTGTCGCTTGCGCCTGCGCTGCCTGGCCGCTCATTCCCAACACCGCCAGCAGTGCGACCATGGCCACAGCTACGTACCGGTACCGCATAAACGCTCCTTCAACTATCGACAAAGCCGGCCGCGCGGTTCCACTCCACGCGGCTATGCAGCTCTGAAGCACGTTGCCTGCGTTCAGTTTGTGCGCTCTGCGGTGGCAAAAACCGAACGCAGCGATTCCCTACCACGCTGCCATAGGCAGCCATCGCCCGCAACGCAGGTTACTGCGTAATCATGGCCATCCGACCTACGCGGTGCCCCGTGTTGCGTGCCTGCTCACGTGCGGCAGCACGATACACGAAACGTACCACGCTGCCGCAGGTAAAAACGCCGACTGTGTAAGCCCTGTAATTGAGCAGACGTGCCCGCTGCCATTTTTGTCACCGATCTGCCTGGCTCAGATCTCGCGGCAGCATCACTACGTAGATCTGGGTAGCATGAGCAACGATTGAGCGCTTCGTAAGATTCTCGTCATATCTAGCTAACAATCGTTGGCTATACTTCGCTTTAGACATAGAGCATAAGCCCACAAGGAAGTATGATAATGGACAGAATTCCCACATCCGAGATCACCCCCGAGTACCTCTTCCGCTCGCGCCGTCAGTTTATTCGTGGCGCTGGCGCGCTGTCGCTCGGTGCTCTGGCACTGGCGGCATGTGGCAGCAGCAGCTCTACACCGGCCGCTGTCAATTCGGCAGGTGGCGCTGCGCCTGCCCCAGGGCAAACCAAAGGCACCACCGACGAGCTGGGCGACGCGCTTACACCCTTCGAGGCAGTAACCGGCTACAATAACTACTACGAGTTCACCACCGACAAAGAGGGCGTGGCGTCACTGGCCCAGAATTTCAAGGTTACGCCGTGGACGCTTGAGATCGGTGGGATGGTCGCTAAGCCGCAGAAGATTGCGATCGAGGATCTGCTCAAGCGCTACCCACAAGAAGAGCGCATCTACCGCCACCGCTGCGTCGAAGGCTGGTCGATGGTGATCCCCTGGACCGGCTTCGCGCTGAACAAGCTGCTCAAAGACGCCGAGCCGACCGCTCAGGCCAAGTATGTGCGCTTCGAGAGCATTCTGCGGCCCGAGGAAATGCCCGGCCAGCAGAGCGGTTACTATACCTGGCCATATGTCGAAGGTTTGCGCCTCGATGAAGCCATGAACGACTTGGCGCTGATGGTCACTGGTGT
The sequence above is drawn from the Candidatus Kouleothrix ribensis genome and encodes:
- the solA gene encoding N-methyl-L-tryptophan oxidase — translated: MTKRFNTIVVGVGAAGSATIYELAKRGKQVLGLERFDVPHEMGSSHGHTRIIRLAYYEHPSYVMLLHRAYELWREIQGRAGEQLLHIIGSIDAGPPDSRVFQGALQSALEYNLDHEVLTGVEITQRFPGYHLPHETLALYQPQGGFLVPERCIISYVQAAQALGAEVHGRERVLEWQPLGDGVRVTTSREVYEADRLVITAGAWNSTLLPPLNGLLTPERQVLAWLQPRRPELFSPNAFPVFNLLVGEGRYYGFPVFGIPGFKFGRYHHLEEAVDPETIDREPNDYDEQILREFAERYFPAGAGPTMTMRSCMFTNTPDRHFIIDLHPQYPQVSFTSPCSGHGFKFASVVGEIMADMAERGETRHNIEFFRLGRFRSGAYHTAHAGALARTRTNDFGAAAATFTAYSPHAGGLIAHHGAPTGRLAAAEAADAIRPFW
- a CDS encoding DUF1638 domain-containing protein, which encodes MQNSKLKTQNSTVAFVLCGALAREVVAIVRRHGWDVALFGVAAQDHLVPQQIGPDVERRLRELIPRFERIVVVYGDCGTSGRLDQLLDHYNVPRIAGPHCYEMYAGGDHFDAMMRAEPGTFFLTDFMVRGFEGTILKGLGLDRFPELRDTYFANYRRLVYLAQSDDQALAEKAGLIAQALGLPFELRYTGYGQLEARLVALVAELDHERYQPRLAEPLPAAPPARAAHVRRTARR
- the bmt gene encoding betaine--homocysteine S-methyltransferase, translating into MSNRFLDLLKQEGPLVADGGMGTMLMAAGLLFGDPPELWNVLPDKQPHVRAVHRGYLDAGAQVILTNSFGGTPFRLKLHNLHDRVFELNQAAAELARAEAGDAAVVAGSIGPSGELFEPIGALTYESAVAGFAAQAAGLAAGGADVLWVETMSDLQEVRAAVAGARQAAPQLPLVATMTFDTRGFTMMGVSPAQAVAELSSLGLAALGANCGNGTDEIEGVIDGMRQAGAALPLIAKSNAGLPEMIDGQAVYNGTPAVMATYARRVRALGATIIGACCGSSPAHIRAMAQALRALPPLELGEFELASAPAQRQPPKATRRARRAAEL
- a CDS encoding transposase translates to MHSIPHLMTAVETLMAETCTALPVRTRQRLCFAVIGIMLAGSVVMRRVASTHAQVCPSPTSAASHERRLRRLLVDPTVTWEQTYARVVRRVLQRPRRGPWQVIIDERGHTDQTRTLVAALWYRGRAIPLAWLLWVAQVPQTDAYWDRCQQLLALVAPMLPDGVPVVVIGDRAFGCPAFTDRVAARGWDWLVRIQGQTRFMAANSDEQSGRDWVHQPGVRICQRGQLFKKVGWRPARLVGYWRQGCHDPLLLASSLAARWGLVRMYRNRSAIEALFRDWKSSGWQWEDSQLRTLAARERLVLLLALTTVLTRCLGEEAAKAVLAQPRQTGQRRPWAARSSLFQLGRERMWTRIWRGETTPIAWVLAHADAPTWSQECWDAARPDATALHMTGRVGKRETRRAV
- the msrP gene encoding protein-methionine-sulfoxide reductase catalytic subunit MsrP, whose amino-acid sequence is MIMDRIPTSEITPEYLFRSRRQFIRGAGALSLGALALAACGSSSSTPAAVNSAGGAAPAPGQTKGTTDELGDALTPFEAVTGYNNYYEFTTDKEGVASLAQNFKVTPWTLEIGGMVAKPQKIAIEDLLKRYPQEERIYRHRCVEGWSMVIPWTGFALNKLLKDAEPTAQAKYVRFESILRPEEMPGQQSGYYTWPYVEGLRLDEAMNDLALMVTGVYGKPALPQSGAPLRLSVPWKYGFKSIKAIVKIDLVADQPTSLWMAAAPNEYGFYANVNPDVPHPRWSQSTERRIGELSRRKTLPFNGYADQVAQLYANMDLRANY
- the gcvT gene encoding glycine cleavage system aminomethyltransferase GcvT yields the protein MPERRTPLYENHVRLGAQMVKGGGDYMFPLSYASPIEEHINTRTNVGMQDLSTMGEVDIKGPGAERLINALLVNEVRDLLPGQARYSTMCRDDGGVVDDITVYKFNDEHFMIVTSSGPRKKTARWIADHAIGTSTYVTDISAAVALPVVQGPRSRDFLKAVAPGADIDALKFFRFMPAQINDTELLISRSGYTGELGYELFTPAEEAGALWEFLLQHGREFGLKPYGLAAMQSLRIEKAFPLYGNDINENYTPFHVGLDRWIRFDKRDFIGRAALLRVQQQGIAERWVGLTIQGELPAAANATVWSIGAVTPNEEKIVSGPEAGTSKDRILPADPIGHVTFSARGHTVGKTLGLAYVRSAHAWPGSRVLVEVQGKPVPAVVTPTPFFDPQGARLRAKA